A stretch of DNA from Amphiprion ocellaris isolate individual 3 ecotype Okinawa chromosome 18, ASM2253959v1, whole genome shotgun sequence:
ACTATTAGCTTAGCTTGGCATAATAGatgaaaacaaagggaaactgCTAGCTTTcacttagcataaagactggaaacaaggacAAACTgtaacttagcttagcttagcataacgACTGCAAATGGGGCAACTGCTATGTTAGcctagcacaaacactggaaatgAGGGGAAactgctagcttagcttagcataaagatttGAAAGAAGGGGAAACTTCTAGCtcagcttagcataaagatttGAAACAAGGGGGCACTGCTAGCTTAGCTACCTTAGTGACAAGAAGCAGGGAAGACTGTTAGCTTAGTAAAAAGACTAGAAACAATGGCAGACCACTAGCTTAGCTCAGCTTAGCACAATGACAGGACACAGGGGaaagctgttagcttagcttagcataatagctgaaaacaaagggaaactgCTACTTTTGCTTAGCATTAAGACTTGAAACAAGGGGAAGCTTATAACTGAGCTTAGGATAAAGACTGTAAACAGGGCAACTGCTAGCtcagcttagcataaagactgcaaACGGGCAaatgctagcttagcttagcataatgacTGAAATGGGGCAACTCCTAGCTTTGTTTAGCATAAAAGCTGTAAAGAAGAAAATTTCAAAAGATTCTTTCACGATTAACAAATTTTgaatcttattttatctttaaactGTTAGTTTAACTAAgcataaaaactgcaaacattagGAAACCactaacttagcttagcataaaagtGGGATACAGAGGAAAACTCTTAGCTTAGCTTGGCATAATAGctgaaaacaaagggaaactgCTACTTTCGCTTAGCATAGAGACTGTAAACAAGGGAAAGCTGAtgacttagcttagcataaagactgcaaACATAGGGAAACTGCTACTTttgcttagcataaagactgtaaaCAAGGAGAAGCTGATGacttagcttaacataaagactggaaacatggGGAAACTGCTAGCTTAACTTAGCATAGAGACAAGAAGCAGGGaaaaactgttagcttagcttaatgTAAAGAGtggaaatggacaaaaacgGTTACCATAGCTCcgtaaaaagacagaaaacaagggGAAAAGGCTAGTTTAACTTACCATAAAGGCAGGAAGGGGGAAAACTGTTAGCTTAGTAAAAGACTGTAAACAAGGGGAAATCACGAGGTCACTTAAGcataaaaatatgcaatatCAGTAAGTGAACTTTTTTgtccagaaaacaaaataatttagtGAAGAAGTTGTTTGTTTACTCATGAAGCTCTTTGGCtttaaacaaacattaacaTCAAAGCAGATGAACAgcatataaaacacacagtagtACTGAATGCAGCAACATACAACATATAATAGAATAACAGAGTACATTGAGTACATTATTTATACTGATGGGTTGTTGTTATGTTCAGGTTGTACCGGACGTTTAAAGACAGTAAGTACCTGTACATGCTGATGGAGGCCTGTCTGGGTGGAGAGCTGTGGACTCTGCTAAGGGACAGGTAACCTccatcaaaacatttttaactccaggttggtgatgatgatgaaaatgtCCGTCAGCATTTTACAGCTTCCTGACCTGTTTCAGGGGTTCGTTTGAAGACTCCACCACCAGGTTCTACACCGGCTGTGTCCTCGAAGCCTTCGCCTACCTGCACGCTAAAGGCATCATTTACCGAGACCTGAAACCCGAGAACCTCATCCTGGACGGCCGAGGATACGCCAAGCTGGTACTTCCACTGCTGTTAGCATGCTAGGCTAAGAGGGGTCCACCCTCTGAGTGGAACCACCACCAAGTGTCATTTAaatcttcatgctaagctaagctaagacaGTTGCTTCTCCTTGTTTCCAGGTTTTGTTCCAACTTAAGCTAGGTTTCTCTCTTGTTCCTAGTCATTATGTTAAACTAAGCTAGCACTGTTtgtagtctttatgctaagctatcAGTGTTTTGCCCTTGTTGTCAGTATTTAGGGTAAGCTAAATCAAGAGAGTGGGTTTTCCCTTGTTTCCAGGTTTGACCCTAAGCTAAGCTAAAGATAGCAGTCCCCTGTTGTTTCtaatctttatgctaagctaagctaagctaagctaagatagTGGTTTCCCCTGGTTTctggtctttatgctaagctaagctagggatgcttgcttccagtctttatgctatgctaagctaggatTTTCCCCTGGTTTACAGTCCTTAAGCTGAACAAAGCTAGAAGTTTCCCCTGGTTTCTCCtctttatgctaaactaagGTTGAGTTTCCCTGGTTTccagcctttatgctaagctaagctaatagtttcccctgtttccagtctttattcTAAGCTATGCTAATAGTTTCCCCTGtttacagtctttatgctaagctaagctaatacTTTTCCTCTGGTTTCCAGTCATtatgctaagttaagctaatAGTTTCCCTGGTTTTAACAGATTCAACTGCTCAGAGATAAATACTGAACCGTGAGTTCAGGTGTTACcagctgtgtgttttcaggtggaCTTTGGTTTTGCGAAGAAGATTGGGTTCTGTAAGAAGACCTGGACATTCTGCGGGACTCCAGAGTACGTTGCTCCTGAGATCATCCTGAACAAAGGCCATGACGTCTCAGCAGACTACTGGTCTCTGGGCATCCTGATGTACGAGCTGCTGACAGGCAGGTGAGGAACCCACAGGTGCGCGGGTGGAGTGGTTGCCACGGCAGCAGAGTCGGGTTCTCACAGcttccgtctgtctgtccagtCCTCCGTTCTCAGGTCCGGATCCCATGAAGACCTACAACGTCATCCTGAGGGGCATCGACATGATCGAGTTCCCCAAGAAGATCACCAAGAACGCCGGCAACCTCATCAAGAAGCTGTGCAGGTAGGAGGTGCTGTGGGCGGAGCCTGTTCTCACCTGCAGAACCAATACTGAAGGAACATTTGTGTTTCAGAGATAATCCGTCGGAGAGACTCGGAAACCTGAAGAACGGAGTCAAAGACATCCAGAAGCACAAGTGAGTGAGCAGCAACCACAGAACGTTTAGAACGTTTACAGAACACGAAGTAACTctgagtgtttgtgttcaggTGGTTTGAAGGTTTTAACTGGGAGGGGCTAAAGAAAGGAACTCTGACTCCACCCATCACACCTGGGGTAAGTACCAATCAAACGCTCCACAAACTCCACACCCTGAAGGTTCGTTCCTCCAAGAACTTCTGGTGTTTTTAGACtcgtttttcttcactgtggttcatttttacagtcctgcagctctgtggaatcAGAAggacatgaagaaggagagagaattcAGAGATGTCTTCTGGCAGTAGGACTTTAAAACTTAGAATAAACCAGGAACCAACGTGTCCACCAGGT
This window harbors:
- the LOC111585265 gene encoding cGMP-dependent protein kinase 1-like, which translates into the protein MRELLPDLTRRQRQRLTSLPAPPASFPITSFSIHTSKKFPFFHVVKCCRYEAENAFFSSLKLTDFNIIDTLGVGGFGRVELVQLKSDEAKTFAMKILKKRHIVDTRQQEHIRSEKHIMTEAHCDFIVRLYRTFKDSKYLYMLMEACLGGELWTLLRDRGSFEDSTTRFYTGCVLEAFAYLHAKGIIYRDLKPENLILDGRGYAKLVDFGFAKKIGFCKKTWTFCGTPEYVAPEIILNKGHDVSADYWSLGILMYELLTGSPPFSGPDPMKTYNVILRGIDMIEFPKKITKNAGNLIKKLCRDNPSERLGNLKNGVKDIQKHKWFEGFNWEGLKKGTLTPPITPGVSSATDTSNFDSFPEDTDEPPPDDNSGWDYDF